Below is a genomic region from Caulobacter rhizosphaerae.
GCGTCGACCTGGACCTGGCGGTGGCCGCCCACGGCGAGATGCCGCTGCCGCCGTATATCGCCGCCAAGCGCGCCGAGGACGATCGCGACCGGGCCGACTACCAGACCGTCTACGCCCGCGAGGACGGCTCGGTGGCCGCCCCGACCGCCGGCCTGCACTTCACCCCCGACCTGATGGAACGGTTGAAGGCGCGGGGTGTGTCCCTGCACTTCGTCACCCTGCACGTCGGCGCGGGCACCTTCCTGCCGGTCAAGACCGACGTGATCGCCGAACACCGGATGCACGCCGAGTTCGGCGAGGTGCCCGCCGCGGTCGCCGACGCCCTGAACGCCGTCCGCGCCGCCGGCGGCCGCATCGTCTGCGTCGGCACCACCAGCCTGCGGCTGCTGGAAAGCGCCACGGGCGAGGATGGCGTGATCAAGCCGTTCGCCGACGAGACCGCGATCTTCATCACCCCCGGCTACCGCTTCCGCGCCGCCGACGTGCTGATGACCAACTTCCACCTGCCCAAATCGACCCTGTTCATGCTGGTCAGCGCCTTCGCCGGCCAGGCGACGATGAAGGCGGCCTATGAACACGCGATCGCCACCGGCTATCGCTTCTATTCCTATGGCGACGGCAGCCTGCTGTTCCGCGCCGATCCTGAGCAGACCTGATGGCCGCCTTTCCCTTCGAGATCTCCGCCACTGACGGCGCGGCGCGGACCGGGGTGCTGAGGACGCCTCGCGGCGACATCCGCACCCCGGCCTTCATGCCGGTGGGCACGGCGGCGACGGTCAAGGCGATGACCGTCGATCAGGTCAAGGCCACCGGCGCGGACATCATCCTGGGCAACACCTACCACCTGATGCTGCGGCCCGGCGCCGAGCGGGTGAAGCGCCTGGGCGGACTGCACAAGTTCATGCGCTGGGACCGGCCGATCCTGACCGACAGCGGCGGCTTCCAGGTGATGAGCCTGTCGGGGATCAGCAAGGTCACCGAGGAGGCCGTCACCTTCTCCAGCCACATCGACGGCTCCAAGCACGTGCTGAGCCCCGAGCGGTCGATGGAGATCCAGGCCGACCTGCTGGGCAGCGACATCGTCATGCAACTGGACGAGTGCGTGGCCTGGCCGGCCGAGGAGGCCAGGGCGCGCCAGGGCATGGAACTGTCGGCCCGCTGGGGCAAGCGCTCGAAGGCCGCGTTCGGCACGCGGGATGCCCAGGCCCTGTTCGGCATCCAGCAGGGCTCGACCTTCCGCGACCTGCGCCAGGAGTCGTCGGAGCGCCTGCAGGAGATCGGCTTCGACGGTTACGCCCTGGGCGGGCTTGCCGTCGGCGAGGGCCACGCGGCCATGTGCGAGGTGCTGGACTACGCGCCCGCCATGCTGCCGGCCGACCGGCCGCGCTACCTGATGGGCGTGGGCAAGCCGATCGACCTGGTCGAGGCGGTCTGGCGCGGCGTCGACATGTTCGACTGCGTGCTGCCCACCCGCTCAGGCCGCCACGGCCAGGCCTGGACCTGGGACGGGGCGATCAATATCAAGAACGCCCGCTACGCCGAGGACGAAGACCCGCTGGACGAGGCCAGCGACTGCCCGGCCAGCCGCGACTATTCCAAGGCCTATCTGCGCCACCTGTTCAAGGCCGAGGAGATCCTCGGCCAGGTGCTGCTGTCCTGGCACAACATCGCCTTCTTCCAGGCCCTGACGGCGGCCATGCGGACGGCGATCGCCGAGGGCCGGTTCGAGCAGTTCCGGCGGGACTTCGCCGCGCGCCAGCAGGGCGGCTAGGGGCGTCGCGCGGAAAAAGCGGACGCCGGTTTTCCGCAGAGGCGATGCGAAAATATCTAGCGGTCAGGCCGGCCGGTAGATTTGCGCCACCGCGCCGCCCGGGAAGGCCTTCGAGCTGACCAGCTTGAGGGGCCTGGGCGCAGCCAGGTCCGAGAACAGCGGCAGGCCCTTGCCCAGCGCCACCGGGGCGACGATCAAGGCGAACTGGTCGACCAGCCCCTGGGCGACGAGGCTGCGCGCAAAGCTGGCGCCGCCGTGGGCGATGATCGGCTTGCCGTCCTGGGCCTTCAACGCCGCGATCTCCTCCGCCAGGTCGCCGCTCGCCACATAGGCCTGGGCCCAGGTCTCCGCGTTGGGCTGCAGCGCCACGGATTGCTCGGCCCCCGCGCGGGCGCGGGCGGCGTCGAGCGCGGCCGTCGTGGTCGCGGTCTCCAGGATCGCCGGCCCCTGGCGGGAGAAGACGGCCTTGGGGATCTGGTTCATCGGCGCGGCGAACGGGTCGGCGGAGGTTTGCCAATACGGGGCCATGGCCTGGAAGCTGCGGCTGCCCATGATGTGCAGGCTGGCGTCCCAGATATAGTCCACGCCCCAGGCCTTGGCCTCCTGGTCGGCGCCGAACATCCATCGGTTCACGCCCTCCAGGTCGCTCACGAAACCGTCGACCGACATGGCCATCTTCAGGATCAGGTCTCTCATGGCGTCCTCCTCTTGCTGGTCTCGATGCGAGGACGGACCAGATCGACGACTCCCGACAGCGGGCGATCATTTTTCAGCGGCGCCAAACACCCATTCCGAAAACACCGGCCGCAAGTCGCGGCCGCTGGAGGCTTCCATCGCCCTCTGGAAGTCGAGGCTGGTGACGACGCCGCCGGCGTGCGCGCGGGTGTAGCGCCGCAGGCCGGCCCAGAAGGCGTCTTCGCCCAGCACGGTGCGCAGATGATCCATGAAAAGCGCGCCCTTGCTGTACTGGACCGCCCGTCGGGTCGCCAGGGTGGGATAGGTCCCTTCCCAGGCCAGAGGCTTGTCGAAGCCCGCCGCCCGCGCCTTGTCCAGCCGGCTCCTCGCGACGGCCAGTTCGGCCTCGTAGGCGGCGCGCCCGTACCGGTGCTCCTTCCAGGCGGCGGTCATGAAGGTCGTGACGCCCTCGTTGAGCCAGAAGTCCTGGAGCGTCGCGCAGGTGACGAGATTGCCCCACCATTGGTGGGCCAGTTCGTGGGCGATGGCCCAGTCCTCGGCGGGGTCGTCCGCTTTCGTCGCCAGCGCGTCGACGCCCAGCACGGCATAGGTCGCCGCTTCCTGCGCTTCGCGCCCCTGCACCAGGAGCTGGCTGTATTCGGAGACCGGGAGGGGGACGCCAGCCTTGTCGGAGAGGAACCGGACCATGGGGCCCGTCTCGGCGAACCGCCGTTTCAGCTCGGCCGCGTCGGCCGTCTCGCCGAGGTAGGAGAGCCTGGCTGGGCCGACGCGGTCGTCGGCGCGGGCGAACCGGCCGACCGCGAAGCCGAACAGATAGGCCGAATAGGGCCGGGGCGCCGCCCACCGGTGGACCTCACCCCCGTCCGGCGCCGTCCGCCGGGCGACCCTGCGGCCGACCGAGAGCGTGTCCAGGCCGGCCGGCACGTGCAGCGCCAGCGAGAACGCCGCCTTGTCGCCGAACCGATCCTGTACGCACACCATCCAGTCGCAG
It encodes:
- a CDS encoding dihydrofolate reductase family protein; translated protein: MRDLILKMAMSVDGFVSDLEGVNRWMFGADQEAKAWGVDYIWDASLHIMGSRSFQAMAPYWQTSADPFAAPMNQIPKAVFSRQGPAILETATTTAALDAARARAGAEQSVALQPNAETWAQAYVASGDLAEEIAALKAQDGKPIIAHGGASFARSLVAQGLVDQFALIVAPVALGKGLPLFSDLAAPRPLKLVSSKAFPGGAVAQIYRPA
- a CDS encoding M1 family metallopeptidase, producing the protein MKGAEVRLTSIAAAVAASLLVSPTLAAADPGEGFDVTRYDLALTPNIQDRTVAGREVITLRATADRLQRLSFSSNALSIDTATIDGVRVVVRSQADGLHLDLAKPLARGRSVKLELTYHGRPARGLSSSATALYTSYFACDWMVCVQDRFGDKAAFSLALHVPAGLDTLSVGRRVARRTAPDGGEVHRWAAPRPYSAYLFGFAVGRFARADDRVGPARLSYLGETADAAELKRRFAETGPMVRFLSDKAGVPLPVSEYSQLLVQGREAQEAATYAVLGVDALATKADDPAEDWAIAHELAHQWWGNLVTCATLQDFWLNEGVTTFMTAAWKEHRYGRAAYEAELAVARSRLDKARAAGFDKPLAWEGTYPTLATRRAVQYSKGALFMDHLRTVLGEDAFWAGLRRYTRAHAGGVVTSLDFQRAMEASSGRDLRPVFSEWVFGAAEK
- the queA gene encoding tRNA preQ1(34) S-adenosylmethionine ribosyltransferase-isomerase QueA, with amino-acid sequence MRLSDFDFHLPDEAIALRPAEPRDSARLLVVKPGEGLEDRVVRDLPDFLRPGDALVFNDTRVIPARLMGRRAARETGGGDGSPVAVEATLHRRVAPDRWIAFMRPGKRLKAGDRIAFGHDAAKGGGDRACLAGLLDATVVAKHEGGEIELAFDFAGVDLDLAVAAHGEMPLPPYIAAKRAEDDRDRADYQTVYAREDGSVAAPTAGLHFTPDLMERLKARGVSLHFVTLHVGAGTFLPVKTDVIAEHRMHAEFGEVPAAVADALNAVRAAGGRIVCVGTTSLRLLESATGEDGVIKPFADETAIFITPGYRFRAADVLMTNFHLPKSTLFMLVSAFAGQATMKAAYEHAIATGYRFYSYGDGSLLFRADPEQT
- the tgt gene encoding tRNA guanosine(34) transglycosylase Tgt, coding for MAAFPFEISATDGAARTGVLRTPRGDIRTPAFMPVGTAATVKAMTVDQVKATGADIILGNTYHLMLRPGAERVKRLGGLHKFMRWDRPILTDSGGFQVMSLSGISKVTEEAVTFSSHIDGSKHVLSPERSMEIQADLLGSDIVMQLDECVAWPAEEARARQGMELSARWGKRSKAAFGTRDAQALFGIQQGSTFRDLRQESSERLQEIGFDGYALGGLAVGEGHAAMCEVLDYAPAMLPADRPRYLMGVGKPIDLVEAVWRGVDMFDCVLPTRSGRHGQAWTWDGAINIKNARYAEDEDPLDEASDCPASRDYSKAYLRHLFKAEEILGQVLLSWHNIAFFQALTAAMRTAIAEGRFEQFRRDFAARQQGG